A stretch of the Dioscorea cayenensis subsp. rotundata cultivar TDr96_F1 chromosome 4, TDr96_F1_v2_PseudoChromosome.rev07_lg8_w22 25.fasta, whole genome shotgun sequence genome encodes the following:
- the LOC120259572 gene encoding probable magnesium transporter NIPA6, with product MTVSDNAKGFALALSSSAFIGASFILKKFGLRRAASRGAAAGFGGYGYLVEPLWWVGMITMIFGEIANFVAYMFAPAVLVTPLGALSIIVSAVLAHFLLREKLQKLGVLGCILCIVGSTVIVLHAPEEKTPSSVDEIWSLATQPAFLFYTGAAVAVSLVLMLHTAPRYGQSNIMIYLSICSIIGSLTVMSIKAVGIAIKLTIEGINQAGYFQTWVFVMVAVSCIVIQLNYLNKALDTFNTAVVSPIYYAMFTTLTIFASAIMFKDWYGQDASNIVSEICGLVTVLSGTSVLHSTREPDLPTCTDPYTPLSPKIYWHIRGNGDLGKYKDDLLSPDFITVVQQDYFT from the exons ATGACCGTGTCCGATAACGCCAAGGGGTTCGCGCTCGCCCTCTCGTCCAGTGCCTTCATCGGGGCTAGctttattttgaaaaagtttgGCCTTCGCCGTGCGGCATCCCGTGGCGCAGCTGCGG GATTTGGTGGTTATGGGTACCTGGTAGAGCCGTTGTGGTGGGTCGGGATGATCACCA TGATATTTGGGGAGATTGCCAATTTCGTCGCTTATATGTTTGCGCCGGCGGTGCTGGTGACGCCGTTGGGAGCTTTGAGCATCATAGTGAG TGCGGTTTTGGCACACTTCCTTTTGAGGGAAAAGCTTCAAAAGTTGGGTGTGTTGGGATGCATCTTATGCATAGTTGGCTCAACAGTCATTGTTTTACATGCCCCAGAAGAGAAGACTCCAAGCTCAGTGGATGAGATTTGGTCTTTAGCTACACAACCGG CCTTCCTTTTCTACACTGGTGCAGCAGTTGCAGTGTCGCTTGTTTTGATGTTGCATACTGCACCGCGATATGGGCAATCAAACATTATGATTTACTTAAGTATATGCTCTATCATTGGATCTTTGACG gTAATGAGTATAAAGGCCGTAGGTATTGCAATCAAACTTACTATTGAGGGCATCAACCAAGCTGGTTATTTCCAAACCTGGGTATTTGTCATGGTTGCGGTCTCTTGTATTGTCATTCAGTTGAATTACTTGAACAAG GCATTGGATACTTTCAATACTGCAGTGGTTTCTCCCATCTATTATGCTATGTTCACAACTCTCACAATTTTTGCAAGTGCCATAATGTTCAAG GATTGGTATGGACAAGATGCAAGTAATATTGTATCGGAAATTTGTGGACTTGTCACCGTACTCTCAGGGACAAGTGTGTTGCATTCTACAAGAGAACCGGATCTCCCAACTTGTACAG ATCCATACACTCCGCTTTCTCCTAAAATTTATTGGCATATCCGAGGGAACGGTGACTTAGGAAAATACAAAGACGACTTGTTATCTCCGGACTTCATCACTGTCGTGCAACAAGACTATTTCACATAG